In Neoarius graeffei isolate fNeoGra1 chromosome 9, fNeoGra1.pri, whole genome shotgun sequence, one genomic interval encodes:
- the LOC132891370 gene encoding uncharacterized protein LOC132891370, with protein MVIQNNAITLTQIRNAVLEDQAIFHNINSISVSTIDRVLKRNRMTMKQIYRVPFDRNTERVKELRYQYVQRIMALEGIETPHLLVFVDEAGFNLAKCRRRGRNIIGQRATVDVPGQRGGNITMCAAISDNGVATHIASLGPYNTQRLLLYLDRLYVDLVPENERGLEAPHLSQFVIVWDNVSFHRGPLIRAWFDTHPRMRNVFLPPYSPFLNPIEEFFSAWRWRVYERHIGDQRSLLNAMDAACDDITGDQCRGWLRHSRRFFPRCIARENIRCDVDENLWPNREQRMDGLEDEEGYQERVGEDSNSD; from the exons ATGGTCATACAGAACAATGCCATTACACTCACACAGATCCGCAATGCAGTCCTTGAAGACCAAGCCATCTTCCACAATATCAACTCCATTAGTGTATCAACCATAGACCGGGTACTCAAGAGAAACCGTATGACAATGAAACAAATATACAGGGTACCATTTGACAGGAATACAGAGAGGGTAAAAGAACTGCGGTACCAGTATGTGCAG AGAATAATGGCATTGGAGGGAATAGAAACACCTCATCTCCTGGTGTTTGTGGACGAGGCAGGTTTCAATCTGGCCAAGTGCCGCAGGCGCGGACGTAACATCATTGGCCAGCGGGCCACAGTAGACGTCCCGGGTCAAAGAGGAGGAAATATCACAATGTGTGCGGCCATTTCTGACAATGGTGTGGCCACACATATTGCAAGCCTAGGCCCATACAACACGCAGAGGCTCCTCCTCTACCTGGATCGTCTGTATGTGGATTTGGTCCCCGAGAATGAAAGGGGACTCGAAGCGCCCCACCTATCACAATTTGTCATTGTGTGGGACAATGTCAGCTTTCACCGTGGCCCACTCATCAGAGCGTGGTTCGACACCCATCCAAGGATGCGTAATGTTTTTTTACCACCATACTCGCCATTCCTCAATCCCATTGAAGAATTTTTTTCTGCTTGGAGGTGGAGGGTTTATGAACGCCACATTGGGGATCAGAGGTCTCTCCTCAATGCCATGGATGCTGCCTGCGATGACATCACAGGCGATCAGTGTCGGGGTTGGCTAAGACATTCACGCCGCTTCTTTCCACGCTGCATCGCAAGGGAGAACATCCGGTGCGATGTTGATGAAAATCTGTGGCCAAACAGAGAGCAGCGGATGGATGGCCTGGAGGATGAGGAAGGCTACCAGGAGAGGGTGGGGGAAGACAGCAACAGCGACTAA